A region from the Beduinella massiliensis genome encodes:
- a CDS encoding glycoside hydrolase family 3 protein, whose product MLSKKNFFRRGAALVAALALSMTMMPAALAEGEEEIQYVRVEGSDTQRELVAASKQIIEVDGLKFKDLNGNGVLDVYEDWREDADTRTADLLAQMTIRERISQMQHPTFTPKDNGSYPNYLKKWMSTENIGMVLVREFNVANSAATAATTMNKVQEWCEESRLGVPVVVSMDSVHGASYVNGATVTGHNLSQAATRDEDLVTRLAQIQRNELMAMGVRMTLSPEADIASEPRWGRVMETFGEDPELVTQMVRAQIVAYQDGADGLNENSIIACIKHFPGAGPQMDGLDQAPIVSTEESLQIHLKPYYAALEANVGSVMPYYSIPLVLDTTAALGSKATLQTLLREEMGFDGIIQTDWGMIWGIQQSTSMWGEECSEEEAILIGVMEGQVDGIGGESIRLIDQMEALYGDGKITEEVVNAAAARILREKFQLGIFENPYVDVDYAASYVGCEENQAVNLEAARKAMTLLKNDGVLPIDSANKKILVAGMRAGDMDSLCGGWTSSQEGITLAEALTQLASEGAEVIYEAEDVEKISSLAKECDVAIVAIGEAAYQHNPTWGYDTLEITQSQQSILEAVKATGTPLVTVVIGGRPYILSWCDENADAILMAYYPGQQGGIAIAETLYGANNPTGKLPIAMPRDMASVEAQESDISFDLENPLYEYGFGLSYGE is encoded by the coding sequence TTGTTGAGTAAGAAGAACTTTTTCAGGCGCGGCGCAGCCCTCGTAGCCGCGCTGGCGCTGAGCATGACGATGATGCCTGCGGCGCTCGCAGAGGGTGAGGAAGAAATACAGTACGTCCGCGTAGAGGGGAGCGACACACAGCGCGAGCTGGTCGCCGCCAGCAAGCAGATCATCGAGGTGGACGGCCTGAAATTCAAGGACCTGAACGGCAACGGCGTGCTGGACGTCTACGAGGACTGGCGTGAGGACGCGGACACGCGCACCGCCGACCTGCTCGCCCAGATGACCATCCGCGAGCGCATCTCGCAGATGCAGCACCCGACCTTTACCCCCAAGGACAACGGCTCCTACCCCAACTACCTGAAGAAGTGGATGAGCACCGAAAACATCGGCATGGTGCTGGTGCGCGAGTTCAACGTGGCAAACAGCGCGGCGACGGCCGCCACCACCATGAACAAGGTGCAGGAGTGGTGCGAGGAATCCCGCCTGGGCGTGCCGGTGGTGGTCAGCATGGACTCGGTGCACGGCGCCTCGTACGTCAACGGCGCGACGGTCACCGGCCACAACCTGTCTCAGGCCGCGACGCGCGACGAGGATCTGGTCACTCGCCTCGCCCAGATTCAGCGCAATGAGCTGATGGCCATGGGCGTCCGGATGACGCTTTCCCCTGAGGCCGACATCGCCTCCGAGCCCCGCTGGGGCCGGGTGATGGAGACGTTCGGCGAGGACCCCGAGCTGGTGACGCAGATGGTACGCGCGCAGATCGTCGCCTATCAAGACGGAGCGGACGGCCTGAACGAAAACAGCATCATCGCGTGCATCAAACACTTCCCCGGCGCGGGCCCGCAGATGGACGGCCTGGATCAGGCGCCCATCGTCTCCACCGAGGAATCCCTCCAGATCCACCTGAAGCCCTACTACGCGGCGCTCGAGGCGAACGTCGGCTCAGTGATGCCCTACTACAGCATCCCGCTGGTGCTGGACACCACCGCCGCGCTGGGCAGCAAGGCGACATTGCAGACCCTGCTCCGCGAGGAAATGGGCTTTGACGGCATCATCCAGACCGACTGGGGCATGATCTGGGGCATCCAGCAGTCCACCTCCATGTGGGGTGAGGAGTGCTCCGAAGAAGAAGCCATCCTCATCGGCGTCATGGAAGGCCAGGTGGACGGCATCGGCGGCGAATCCATTCGCCTGATCGACCAGATGGAAGCGCTTTATGGCGACGGCAAGATCACCGAGGAGGTCGTCAACGCAGCGGCCGCCCGCATCCTGCGCGAGAAGTTCCAGCTCGGTATCTTTGAAAACCCCTATGTAGACGTGGATTACGCGGCGTCCTACGTGGGCTGTGAGGAAAACCAGGCGGTGAACCTTGAAGCCGCGCGCAAGGCCATGACGCTGCTCAAGAACGACGGCGTCCTGCCGATCGACTCCGCAAACAAGAAGATTCTCGTCGCCGGCATGCGCGCCGGGGACATGGACAGTCTGTGCGGCGGCTGGACCTCCAGCCAGGAGGGAATCACCCTGGCCGAGGCGCTGACGCAGCTCGCGTCGGAGGGTGCCGAGGTGATCTACGAGGCGGAGGACGTCGAGAAGATCTCCTCGCTGGCGAAGGAATGCGACGTAGCCATCGTAGCCATCGGCGAGGCCGCCTACCAGCACAATCCCACCTGGGGCTACGACACGCTGGAGATCACCCAGTCCCAGCAGAGCATCCTTGAAGCCGTAAAGGCGACCGGAACCCCGCTCGTCACCGTGGTGATCGGCGGCCGTCCGTACATCCTGTCCTGGTGCGATGAGAACGCCGACGCCATCCTGATGGCCTACTATCCCGGGCAGCAGGGCGGCATCGCAATCGCGGAAACGCTTTACGGCGCGAACAACCCCACCGGCAAGCTGCCCATCGCCATGCCGCGCGACATGGCGTCCGTCGAGGCGCAGGAGAGCGACATTTCCTTCGACCTGGAAAACCCGCTGTACGAATACGGCTTCGGCCTGAGCTACGGCGAATAA
- a CDS encoding extracellular solute-binding protein, whose amino-acid sequence MNLKKVGALVLTGAMTLSAVSPALAARNAKLNADEMDIPAIIEDTAASGTANIYHWWTAGGEKDAIESIINGFSGVYTGINAKSNAIPGGAGGAMVMKVKVLQQAGKSPETFQAHPGEEIEPYLTSDMLLDLSRVWDYAGLYDRVLPGLADLCTASDGKQHIVPVGIHKSNVIFYNRHVFEQYGVAVPDHESITWDEFFGICDQLQAAMPEGYYPLDLGDRKGWPACQVFEDIMMGTDPKVYQDFINGKATEEQVQGVLDTYKRLLTYVAPDHSSRDWYETSGQVVGGQYAMQIMGAWMQPLMTSMAQTYGEDYGVFTFPGTDGWFGMCIDGFVVSNDSSDVEAGVRWVYNVTTPEVQAAFSSLKESISPYADTPDSTYCELTLKFKEELTAQTTKIYPSFTHGTALPWSASTDLQTRIQDFAVASDPDTARYAHNIVVALQESGLEGDWNLVE is encoded by the coding sequence ATGAATTTAAAAAAGGTTGGGGCGCTTGTGCTGACCGGCGCCATGACATTGAGCGCGGTCTCCCCGGCGCTTGCCGCCAGGAACGCCAAGCTCAACGCGGACGAAATGGACATCCCGGCCATCATCGAGGACACCGCGGCCTCCGGGACGGCCAACATCTACCACTGGTGGACGGCCGGCGGCGAAAAGGACGCGATCGAGTCCATCATCAACGGCTTCTCCGGCGTCTACACCGGCATCAACGCGAAGTCCAACGCCATTCCCGGCGGCGCGGGCGGCGCGATGGTCATGAAGGTGAAGGTGCTTCAGCAGGCGGGCAAGTCCCCGGAGACCTTTCAGGCGCATCCCGGTGAGGAAATCGAGCCCTACCTGACCTCGGACATGCTGCTGGATCTGAGCCGGGTCTGGGATTACGCCGGCCTTTACGACCGCGTACTGCCCGGGCTTGCCGACCTCTGCACCGCCTCCGACGGCAAGCAGCACATCGTGCCCGTAGGCATCCATAAGTCCAACGTGATCTTCTACAACCGGCACGTCTTTGAGCAGTACGGCGTTGCCGTTCCGGATCACGAAAGCATCACCTGGGATGAGTTCTTCGGCATCTGCGATCAGCTGCAGGCAGCCATGCCCGAAGGGTACTATCCCCTCGACCTCGGCGACCGCAAGGGCTGGCCCGCCTGTCAGGTATTTGAGGACATCATGATGGGCACCGACCCCAAGGTGTACCAGGACTTCATCAACGGCAAGGCGACCGAGGAGCAGGTGCAGGGGGTGCTCGACACCTACAAGCGGCTGCTGACCTACGTCGCCCCCGACCACTCCTCCCGCGACTGGTACGAAACCTCCGGTCAGGTGGTGGGCGGCCAGTACGCCATGCAGATCATGGGCGCCTGGATGCAGCCGCTGATGACCAGCATGGCCCAGACCTACGGCGAGGACTACGGCGTGTTCACATTCCCCGGAACCGACGGATGGTTTGGCATGTGCATCGACGGATTCGTGGTTTCCAACGACTCCTCCGACGTGGAGGCAGGCGTTCGCTGGGTGTACAACGTGACCACGCCCGAGGTACAGGCCGCGTTTTCCTCGCTCAAGGAATCCATCTCGCCCTATGCGGATACCCCCGACAGCACCTACTGCGAGCTTACGCTCAAGTTTAAGGAAGAGCTGACGGCGCAGACCACGAAGATTTATCCCAGCTTCACGCACGGCACGGCGCTGCCCTGGTCCGCCTCTACGGATCTGCAGACCCGCATTCAGGACTTTGCCGTCGCCTCCGACCCCGATACCGCCCGCTATGCGCATAACATCGTCGTGGCTCTGCAGGAGTCCGGCCTGGAAGGAGATTGGAACCTTGTTGAGTAA
- a CDS encoding ABC transporter ATP-binding protein, whose amino-acid sequence MLQSMNLDIQDGEFCVFLGPSGCGKSTAMQCIAGLLHPVQGSIRFGDTLMSRMEGKKETDFVPPQERNIAMVFQEYALYPNMTVRENMSFALKTKKVPKEQIDAKVNEMAKMLEIEEYLDRKIANLSGGQRQRVALGRAMVRDANVFLLDEPLGNLDAKLRDKVRYELKQIQKRLHMTTVYVTHDQTEAMTMADHIVLMRDGVIMQEGGPFELYDHPNCLFVAGFLGTPEINTFLCTVKKQGAGLVLAAKTFTLAVPEKDKACLEKYAGKEIILGIRPSDFVLANAGEPNAIPGRIDGVEPLGDAFLIHISVGDQLMVFKYTGETAPEGEDIAIVPNLAKLHLFEKDSESRING is encoded by the coding sequence GTGCTTCAAAGCATGAACCTTGACATTCAGGACGGCGAATTTTGCGTGTTCCTGGGTCCCTCCGGCTGCGGTAAATCCACGGCGATGCAGTGCATCGCCGGGCTGCTGCATCCGGTTCAGGGTTCCATCCGCTTCGGCGACACGCTGATGAGCCGGATGGAGGGCAAAAAGGAGACGGACTTCGTGCCGCCGCAGGAACGCAACATCGCCATGGTGTTTCAGGAATACGCGCTCTATCCCAATATGACCGTGCGCGAAAACATGTCCTTCGCCCTGAAGACCAAAAAGGTGCCCAAGGAGCAAATCGACGCCAAGGTAAACGAGATGGCCAAGATGCTCGAGATCGAGGAATACCTCGACCGCAAGATCGCCAATCTCTCCGGCGGCCAACGTCAGCGCGTTGCGCTGGGCCGCGCCATGGTGCGCGACGCCAACGTCTTCCTGCTGGACGAACCGCTGGGCAACCTGGACGCCAAGCTGCGCGACAAGGTGCGCTACGAGCTCAAGCAGATTCAAAAGCGCCTGCACATGACGACGGTCTACGTGACCCACGACCAGACCGAAGCCATGACCATGGCCGACCACATCGTGCTGATGCGCGACGGCGTCATCATGCAGGAGGGCGGGCCCTTTGAGCTGTACGATCATCCCAACTGTCTGTTCGTCGCGGGCTTTCTGGGCACGCCGGAGATCAACACGTTCCTCTGTACGGTTAAAAAGCAGGGTGCGGGCCTCGTGCTCGCGGCGAAGACATTCACCCTCGCCGTACCTGAAAAGGACAAGGCGTGCCTGGAAAAATACGCGGGCAAGGAAATCATCCTGGGCATTCGCCCCTCCGACTTCGTGCTCGCAAACGCCGGGGAGCCCAACGCGATTCCCGGCAGGATCGACGGCGTGGAGCCTTTGGGCGACGCGTTCCTGATCCACATCAGCGTGGGCGATCAGCTCATGGTGTTCAAGTACACCGGCGAAACCGCGCCCGAGGGCGAGGACATCGCCATCGTTCCCAACCTGGCGAAGCTGCACCTGTTTGAAAAGGACAGCGAAAGCAGGATCAACGGGTAA
- a CDS encoding histidine kinase: MKISHKMILLFSAMILLIVLVNTAYLGRTKVEGSDALTADRYQNMAVNMIRNMEEYVTMMDLAIEDLTSDTAFMEAFYQVALGADEDPAAVLSNQNKMFQALYHSPIADNFYRVSIFSESGFYLSNHIDRNDSIVSMSDESKEMIAGIPYLRAVRSAPYRRHIISSHRDRFNLSRDVDVFSAIHSVTWHGEHVGYIEVAADCGELDNLLLTDNQNAMIRAVFKDGSILFASPEDEAIYDDIPLNKFTAYVDPCGLERNVYHIESRWLNLDIYLAEDASIRYTAVAAMIWEFARNSLVISAVALLLVVVISLNLTHSTRCLTRKVRSLPADQLLLSVGTEQLSTFVTSPKDFEIHELERSFNDMLLQLHDSTCNEIAMRESTLRAHFKALQAQINPHFVYNTLNSISAKGMESDNEDIVNMCDQFAQMLRYSTDTRSETATLGEDLAHVRNYLMLLKARYEERLTYSIHVPDEMNALVIPKLTLQPLVENAMTHGFGGNAGVRRVEIVGTIQAGQLCLEIRDNGCGFSPEVLEKLQRAISRINANSPDAPDNEGHIGLLNTCLRLHYYSKGAMRMQIMNDHGAVVRVTTPLQK; the protein is encoded by the coding sequence ATGAAGATAAGCCATAAGATGATTCTGCTCTTTTCCGCGATGATTCTGCTCATCGTGCTGGTCAACACCGCGTATCTGGGGCGGACCAAGGTCGAAGGCTCCGACGCGCTGACCGCCGACCGCTACCAGAACATGGCCGTGAACATGATCCGCAACATGGAAGAATACGTGACCATGATGGACCTCGCCATCGAGGATCTGACCTCCGACACGGCGTTTATGGAGGCGTTTTATCAGGTCGCCCTGGGCGCGGACGAAGACCCCGCGGCGGTTCTTTCCAATCAGAACAAAATGTTTCAGGCGCTGTACCATTCGCCCATCGCAGACAACTTTTACCGTGTCAGCATCTTTTCCGAAAGCGGATTTTACCTCTCCAACCACATCGACCGCAACGATTCCATCGTCAGCATGTCCGACGAGTCGAAGGAAATGATCGCGGGCATTCCATACCTGCGGGCCGTCAGGAGCGCCCCCTACCGGCGGCACATCATCTCGTCCCACAGGGACCGCTTCAACCTCTCGCGGGACGTGGACGTGTTCAGCGCGATTCACAGCGTCACCTGGCATGGCGAGCACGTGGGCTACATCGAGGTCGCCGCCGACTGCGGCGAGCTTGACAACCTGCTGCTTACGGACAATCAGAACGCGATGATCCGCGCGGTGTTTAAGGATGGGAGCATCCTCTTTGCCTCGCCCGAGGACGAGGCCATCTACGACGACATCCCGCTGAACAAGTTCACCGCCTACGTCGATCCCTGCGGCCTGGAGCGCAATGTCTATCACATCGAAAGCCGCTGGCTCAACCTGGACATCTACCTCGCAGAGGACGCCTCGATCCGCTATACCGCCGTCGCGGCCATGATCTGGGAGTTTGCGCGCAACTCTCTGGTCATTTCCGCAGTCGCGCTGCTGCTGGTGGTCGTCATTTCCCTGAACCTTACCCATTCCACGCGCTGTCTCACCCGCAAGGTACGCAGCCTGCCCGCCGACCAGCTGCTGCTGAGCGTCGGCACGGAACAGCTGAGCACCTTCGTAACTTCTCCCAAGGACTTCGAGATTCACGAACTGGAGCGCAGCTTCAACGACATGCTGCTGCAGCTCCACGATTCCACCTGCAATGAGATCGCCATGCGCGAGAGCACCCTTCGCGCCCACTTCAAGGCCCTGCAGGCGCAGATCAACCCGCATTTCGTCTACAATACGCTGAACAGCATCTCTGCCAAAGGCATGGAGAGCGACAACGAGGACATCGTCAACATGTGCGACCAGTTCGCCCAGATGCTTCGCTATTCCACTGATACCCGCAGCGAGACGGCCACGCTCGGCGAGGACCTTGCGCACGTGCGCAATTACCTGATGCTGCTCAAGGCGCGCTATGAGGAGCGGCTGACCTATTCCATCCACGTGCCGGACGAGATGAACGCCCTCGTCATTCCCAAGCTGACGCTTCAGCCGCTGGTGGAAAACGCCATGACCCACGGTTTCGGCGGCAATGCCGGCGTTCGCCGCGTGGAGATCGTCGGGACGATTCAGGCGGGTCAGCTCTGTCTTGAAATCCGGGACAACGGCTGCGGCTTCTCCCCGGAGGTGCTTGAAAAGCTCCAGCGCGCGATTTCGCGCATCAATGCCAATTCGCCCGACGCGCCAGACAACGAAGGGCATATCGGCCTGCTGAACACGTGCCTGCGCCTTCACTATTACAGCAAGGGCGCTATGCGCATGCAGATCATGAACGATCACGGGGCCGTCGTCCGGGTGACCACCCCGCTGCAAAAGTAA
- a CDS encoding sugar-binding protein: MKRGMVRGGLVFAVILVLMLGLCTSASAYSGQQIEAAKAPGEVAIDGDLSEWDTSSPMTANTMEQVVRDPGQWTDAGDCSFEVYVMWSEENLYLAAKVLDDTPFMYREGFPPDMADSLVVFFSTDPDADPERTEYVKNDFRFTQIIDDYDFCNGIDRDMVADNAGFETVGEDGDEQVLEGFECAVQEIEGGYTFECVIPWSNFSNENLPVLVPAAGMSIGFEAGMFDLDFPCPGVATVRMQASGSEEVDVNPSLWGTLTFVEK, encoded by the coding sequence ATGAAACGTGGTATGGTACGCGGCGGTCTGGTTTTCGCGGTGATTCTGGTTCTGATGCTCGGCCTTTGCACCAGCGCTTCTGCCTATTCAGGACAGCAGATCGAGGCGGCGAAGGCGCCCGGCGAGGTCGCGATCGACGGCGACCTGAGCGAGTGGGACACCTCTTCCCCCATGACAGCCAACACGATGGAGCAGGTCGTCCGCGACCCCGGGCAGTGGACGGATGCTGGCGACTGCTCCTTTGAGGTGTACGTCATGTGGAGCGAAGAAAACCTGTATCTCGCGGCCAAGGTTCTGGACGACACGCCCTTCATGTACCGCGAAGGCTTCCCCCCGGACATGGCGGACTCGCTCGTTGTGTTCTTCTCCACCGATCCTGACGCAGACCCGGAGCGCACCGAGTACGTGAAAAACGACTTCCGCTTTACACAGATCATCGACGACTACGACTTCTGCAACGGCATCGACCGCGACATGGTCGCGGACAACGCAGGCTTTGAGACCGTGGGTGAAGACGGCGACGAGCAGGTGCTGGAAGGCTTTGAATGCGCGGTGCAGGAGATCGAGGGCGGCTACACGTTCGAGTGCGTGATTCCCTGGAGCAATTTCTCCAACGAAAACCTCCCCGTGCTCGTGCCTGCGGCCGGCATGAGCATCGGCTTTGAAGCCGGCATGTTCGACCTGGACTTCCCCTGCCCCGGCGTGGCGACCGTGCGCATGCAGGCCTCCGGCAGCGAGGAAGTGGACGTGAATCCCTCGCTGTGGGGAACGCTGACTTTCGTTGAAAAGTGA
- a CDS encoding glycoside hydrolase family 3 N-terminal domain-containing protein, whose product MTKTFIRRMLSAATALALTLGALSATAADTAYTQPELGADTVAILEQDGYRFKDLNKNGALDAYEDWRLSPKERAQDLLSQMTAEDKAAQMLHVTLVTLKESWFSELDIGFALAYDYLQDGAKAAAERTNEVQALAESSRLGIPVIFSMDSVIGASWVDGATILPDQLTLAASGDTAMVGKLADMQREEMKAIGVRMSLSPVADIATDPRWGRVQECFGEDVETATQMVVAAINGLQGGKELTPDSVMTCVKHFPGSGPQTSGVDGTPLVYNDDSFQMHLSVFKAAIEAGASSIMPYGYSTVPYLGGDAVDNYAHESSTVMTELLRGELGYDGIIQTDWGLSPTPAALAGADALGGAGTREVKKLVDQLSEEQLNEKVLRLLTVKFELGIFENPYVDAENAVATLSNPEHKALAREAAANALTMVKYEDAVPLAGKKLVVAGSLADDGHALSSGWTVESYQARSILAALREKAGEENVRYIGDDTSLVEESYPEDTVAVVVVGEASGTHEPAWGTATLTFPDEQTDMVAALQKSGVTVVTVCLMNRAYVMTDIVDLSDCVLLAYRPGMSSGADAVADALYGEHAVTGRTPFQIPASMSQVLLQREDLAKDIVDSLFDYGFGIDVPSFGN is encoded by the coding sequence ATGACAAAGACGTTTATCAGACGCATGCTTTCAGCCGCGACGGCCCTCGCGCTCACGCTGGGCGCGCTGTCCGCCACCGCCGCGGATACGGCCTATACCCAGCCCGAGCTGGGCGCCGACACCGTAGCGATCCTCGAGCAGGACGGCTATCGCTTTAAGGACCTGAACAAAAACGGCGCACTGGACGCCTACGAGGACTGGCGGCTATCCCCCAAGGAGCGGGCCCAGGACCTGCTCAGCCAGATGACCGCCGAGGACAAGGCCGCGCAGATGCTCCACGTGACGCTGGTCACGCTCAAGGAGAGCTGGTTCAGCGAATTGGACATCGGCTTCGCGCTGGCCTACGACTACCTGCAGGACGGCGCAAAGGCTGCCGCAGAGCGCACCAACGAGGTGCAGGCGCTGGCGGAAAGCTCGCGCCTGGGCATCCCCGTGATATTCTCCATGGACTCCGTCATCGGCGCGAGTTGGGTGGACGGCGCGACCATCCTGCCCGATCAGCTGACGCTCGCGGCCTCCGGCGACACCGCGATGGTCGGGAAGCTGGCCGACATGCAGCGTGAAGAGATGAAGGCCATCGGCGTACGCATGAGCCTCTCCCCCGTAGCCGACATCGCTACCGACCCGCGCTGGGGGCGCGTGCAGGAATGCTTCGGTGAGGACGTCGAGACGGCCACCCAAATGGTCGTGGCGGCGATCAACGGCCTGCAGGGCGGCAAGGAACTGACGCCCGATTCCGTCATGACCTGCGTCAAGCACTTTCCGGGCTCCGGCCCTCAGACGTCGGGCGTGGACGGCACGCCGCTCGTCTATAACGACGATTCCTTCCAGATGCACCTGAGCGTGTTCAAGGCGGCCATCGAGGCGGGCGCTTCCTCGATCATGCCCTACGGCTACTCCACCGTGCCGTATCTGGGCGGCGACGCCGTGGACAATTACGCGCACGAGTCCTCCACGGTCATGACCGAGCTGCTGCGCGGCGAGCTGGGTTACGACGGCATCATCCAGACCGACTGGGGCCTGAGCCCCACGCCCGCCGCGCTGGCAGGCGCCGACGCCCTGGGCGGCGCAGGCACCCGCGAGGTAAAGAAGCTGGTGGACCAGCTCAGCGAAGAGCAGCTGAACGAAAAGGTGCTCCGCCTTCTGACCGTCAAGTTTGAGCTGGGCATCTTTGAAAATCCCTATGTGGACGCCGAAAACGCCGTAGCCACGCTGTCGAACCCCGAGCACAAAGCGCTCGCCAGGGAAGCCGCGGCCAATGCGCTGACGATGGTGAAGTATGAAGACGCCGTTCCGCTCGCGGGTAAAAAGCTCGTCGTGGCCGGCTCCCTGGCTGACGACGGCCATGCGCTCTCCAGCGGATGGACGGTCGAATCCTACCAGGCCAGGAGCATCCTTGCGGCCCTGCGCGAAAAGGCGGGCGAGGAAAACGTGCGTTACATCGGCGACGACACCTCCCTGGTGGAGGAAAGCTATCCTGAGGACACGGTGGCCGTCGTGGTCGTCGGCGAGGCGTCCGGCACGCACGAGCCCGCCTGGGGCACCGCGACGCTGACGTTCCCGGACGAGCAGACCGACATGGTCGCGGCCCTGCAAAAGTCCGGCGTGACCGTCGTCACGGTCTGTTTGATGAACCGCGCGTATGTAATGACCGACATAGTCGACCTGAGCGACTGCGTGCTGCTGGCCTATCGCCCCGGCATGTCCAGCGGCGCGGATGCCGTCGCGGACGCGCTGTACGGCGAGCATGCCGTCACCGGAAGGACGCCCTTCCAGATCCCCGCGTCCATGAGCCAGGTGCTCCTGCAGCGCGAAGACCTGGCCAAGGACATCGTCGACTCGCTGTTCGATTACGGCTTCGGCATCGACGTTCCGTCCTTCGGCAACTGA
- a CDS encoding ABC transporter permease subunit, with translation MRKFFTRHPMLPILIPAVLLLYFVYISLGWNVWVSVSDWQNGSLSASYGWGGFGQYAKMFSSEYFGTSLINTLLLFCLIPICLLLGLGLALLMDQGLRGTTLFRNLILLPFALSFVVTGTVWAWMYRPTNGVLNSFLQIIGINTANLMWTSSNDTVMLSIIIALVWQFSGYVAVIFLAGIKSVPENVINAAKLDGAYSLRIYWKLIIPRLKGAMGSCITILAMYALRSFDFIVSLVGYTKSAAWTLPVWMYQEAFSKNNFALAAAISCFLLALVLVLILPLTYWTNKRK, from the coding sequence ATGCGCAAGTTCTTTACACGGCACCCCATGCTGCCAATTCTGATCCCGGCTGTACTGCTCCTCTACTTCGTCTATATCTCCCTGGGATGGAACGTATGGGTTTCCGTCTCGGACTGGCAAAACGGCTCGCTGTCGGCCAGCTACGGCTGGGGCGGCTTTGGCCAGTACGCCAAGATGTTCAGCAGCGAATACTTCGGCACCTCGCTGATCAACACGCTGCTCCTCTTCTGCCTGATCCCGATCTGCCTGCTGCTGGGCCTCGGCCTCGCGCTGCTGATGGATCAGGGCCTCAGAGGCACGACGCTCTTTCGCAACCTGATCCTCCTGCCGTTCGCGCTGTCCTTCGTCGTGACCGGCACGGTCTGGGCCTGGATGTACCGGCCCACGAACGGCGTGCTCAATTCCTTTCTGCAAATCATCGGCATCAATACCGCGAACCTCATGTGGACCTCGAGCAACGACACGGTGATGCTGTCCATCATCATCGCGCTGGTCTGGCAGTTCTCCGGATACGTGGCCGTCATCTTCCTCGCGGGCATCAAGTCCGTACCCGAAAACGTCATCAACGCGGCCAAGCTGGACGGCGCCTACTCCCTGCGCATCTATTGGAAGCTCATCATCCCGCGCCTCAAGGGCGCCATGGGCTCCTGCATCACCATCCTGGCGATGTACGCGCTGCGTTCCTTTGACTTCATCGTATCCCTGGTGGGCTACACCAAGTCCGCCGCGTGGACGTTACCCGTATGGATGTACCAGGAAGCCTTCAGCAAGAACAATTTCGCCCTGGCCGCCGCCATCAGCTGCTTCCTGCTGGCGCTGGTGCTGGTGCTGATTCTTCCCCTGACCTATTGGACCAACAAGAGGAAGTGA
- a CDS encoding ABC transporter permease subunit, protein MASMVSVNPASGMQINRPKPKWYLHALHAVYYLVMIAFLVFYMLPFWGTLTTSFKTNNEVMTSSPVALPTEFTAEGYVSAFEELKIPLINSLIITVGGALGSLFLGSVCAYALSKWKFKFSNLFFVLLVAATYLPYQAILIPLLQTINALNLYDNVLGLILVHSVFGMPMCTVMMRGYYADVPDALIRQAMIDGNGPWSIYAKIVVPNTKIATITVFVFQCTSIWNEMLFALVLGGYDSKPATIALNELAGTMAAEFNVQMAGSMILALPVLILYIFMGKYLIRGYMAGAVTAS, encoded by the coding sequence ATGGCAAGCATGGTTTCGGTCAATCCGGCATCGGGGATGCAGATCAATCGCCCCAAGCCCAAATGGTACCTGCACGCGCTGCACGCGGTCTATTACCTCGTGATGATCGCCTTTCTGGTCTTCTACATGCTGCCGTTCTGGGGCACGCTGACCACCTCGTTCAAGACGAACAACGAGGTGATGACCTCAAGCCCCGTCGCGCTGCCCACGGAGTTCACGGCCGAAGGCTACGTCAGCGCCTTTGAGGAACTGAAGATTCCGCTCATCAACAGCCTCATCATCACGGTCGGCGGCGCGCTCGGTTCGCTCTTTCTCGGCTCGGTCTGCGCCTACGCGCTGAGCAAGTGGAAGTTTAAGTTCAGCAACCTGTTCTTCGTTCTGCTGGTGGCGGCGACCTACCTGCCGTATCAGGCGATCCTGATTCCGCTGCTTCAGACCATCAACGCGCTGAACCTCTATGACAACGTGCTGGGCCTGATATTGGTTCACTCCGTCTTCGGCATGCCGATGTGCACCGTGATGATGCGCGGCTATTACGCCGACGTACCGGACGCGCTGATCCGTCAGGCGATGATCGACGGGAACGGCCCCTGGTCGATCTACGCGAAGATCGTCGTGCCCAACACGAAGATCGCCACGATCACGGTGTTCGTCTTTCAGTGCACCTCCATCTGGAATGAGATGCTGTTCGCGCTGGTGCTCGGCGGCTACGACTCGAAGCCCGCAACCATCGCGCTGAACGAGCTGGCCGGCACGATGGCCGCCGAGTTCAACGTGCAGATGGCCGGGTCGATGATTCTGGCTCTCCCGGTGCTGATTCTGTACATCTTCATGGGCAAGTATCTGATCCGCGGCTACATGGCCGGCGCGGTTACCGCGTCTTAA